The Triplophysa dalaica isolate WHDGS20190420 chromosome 5, ASM1584641v1, whole genome shotgun sequence genome window below encodes:
- the si:ch211-214j24.15 gene encoding uncharacterized protein si:ch211-214j24.15, whose product MWNQSRDEDVQLLELRIVLLGGRNSGKSFVGSTILNQEEFIFQERTTCLKRAAEVKGTNVIVVDTPGWWCDFSARETPELVRREIKRSVSLSLPGPHVFLLVVKTDSVFIEKRRNAVEEHLKLLGETVWGHTLVLFTKGKNSGDISLEDYVKLSGKPLQWLLEKCIGRFHVLDLQRTDNATQVMKLMRKIDQMVEGNERRHFEIDKRTLQEIEDEKKEIEVNAHQKLIRIQNQRATVKAQACRLQNIRLVLLGAKGSGKSSTGNSILAAGGDLRFTTKKRTTRCRMETSTVAGRQLTVVDTPGWWMNYFTQDSTAFDKQEIVNSMYSCSPGPHAFVLVVRGDRSFTEIYRRAIEEHLELVNKEIWRHTILLFTFGDWLGETTIEQHIESEGKVLQWLVERCGDRYHVLNNKSPSDGFQIAELLEKIEDMIAGTGRSHFKIDMRMAEKIERKKQEEAKRVKMRCENVLRKRQRLKAFKESVPLPTMIRVILLGAKHTGRTSAARCILGNCEELTDNQKPLRGSATINEKKVDVMDTPGWTTEYPDSGFNKELLNVSETCVLLLVVNASSSFTFRKLRAADSHLRALGGKAWSRTIVLFTNGDWLEEVSVEQYIESEGVALQMLVEKCGNRYHVFNSKLKDDGTHVAELMEKIEEMLLELMLNSEVNKGSVERPLVDDKMQFGRRVEMGARQISYSTKNNPACGDSHIPEEIGFSEHSLHDTSRDLTIPNTDSSHLQTQNQELACTGIRLCNRNLSRRNINQKLRVVLNATQCLYQNEPFIGVYRTERRHELQALNTESQEGRLSERPRLLYQRCTPGQTAKNRVFLDLVQSGSWQDLIDQCGDSNIEELEAFIDSYFKMVWQETKAGESSNTSPINCEISGITESCLEYLASIDRKLSKLDILEDAQKDLKELKQNLEHFGRILQEMKGWSKEPCPSSQPSEATGSSENGQRD is encoded by the exons atgtgGAACCAATCCAGAGACG AGGACGTGCAGCTCCTGGAGTTGAGGATTGTCCTTCTCGGAGGTCGAAATTCAGGAAAAAGCTTTGTGGGTAGCACAATCCTAAACCAAGAAGAGTTCATCTTCCAGGAGCGGACCACATGTCTGAAAAGAGCAGCTGAGGTAAAAGGAACAAATGTAATTGTGGTGGACACACCAGGTTGGTGGTGTGACTTCTCAGCAAGAGAAACACCAGAGTTGGTCAGGAGAGAAATCAAACGCAGCGTCTCCCTCAGTCTCCCCGGACCTCATGTCTTTCTCCTGGTGGTCAAAACAGACTCAGTGTTTATAGAAAAGCGAAGGAATGCTGTGGAAGAACATTTGAAACTCCTTGGAGAGACAGTATGGGGTCACACTTTGGTTCTGTTTACAAAAGGCAAAAACTCAGGAGACATATCATTGGAGGATTATGTTAAATTGTCAGGTAAACCTCTTCAATGGCTTCTGGAGAAGTGCATTGGGAGGTTTCATGTTCTTGATCTTCAGAGGACGGACAATGCAACCCAGGTAATGAAACTTATGAGGAAAATAGATCAAATGGTGGAAGGAAATGAAAGACGTCATTTTGAAATAGACAAAAGGACTTTACAGGAGATTGAGGacgaaaagaaagaaattgaaGTCAATGCTCACCAGAAACTGATCAGGATACAAAATCAAAGAGCTACTGTAAAAG CTCAAGCATGCCGTCTCCAAAACATCAGACTTGTTCTGCTTGGAGCAAAGGGGTCAGGGAAGAGTTCGACTGGAAACAGCATTCTAGCGGCAGGAGGTGACCTCAGGTTTACAACAAAGAAACGGACCACACGATGCAGGATGGAAACAAGCACAGTGGCAGGCAGACAACTGACAGTGGTGGACACACCTGGTTGGTGGATGAACTATTTTACCCAGGACTCTACAGCTTTTGACAAACAGGAAATAGTCAACAGCATGTACTCATGTTCACCCGGTCCCCATGCTTTCGTTTTAGTGGTGCGGGGGGACAGGTCATTCACGGAGATCTACAGAAGAGCCATTGAAGAGCATTTAGAACTTGTTAATAAGGAGATCTGGAGACACACCATACTGCTGTTTACCTTTGGCGACTGGCTCGGGGAGACAACCATCGAGCAGCACATAGAGAGTGAAGGAAAGGTGCTCCAGTGGCTTGTGGAGAGATGTGGAGATCGGTATCATGTTTTGAACAACAAGAGTCCCAGTGATGGGTTCCAGATTGCAGAGCTGCTGGAGAAGATAGAGGACATGATAGCAGGAACTGGCAGGAGCCACTTTAAAATAGATATGAGGATGGCGGAGAAGATTGAGAGGAAAAAGCAGGAAGAGGCAAAGAGGGTAAAAATGAGGTGTGAGAATGTGCTGAGAAAAAGACAAAGGTTGAAAGCTTTTAAAG AATCTGTACCACTTCCCACCATGATAAGAGTCATTTTATTGGGTGCGAAACACACCGGCAGGACCTCTGCTGCCAGATGCATTTTGGGTAATTGTGAAGAATTAACAGATAATCAAAAACCCTTGAGAGGTTCTGCTACAATCAATGAGAAAAAAGTTGACGTCATGGACACGCCAGGGTGGACGACTGAGTATCCAGATTCAGGGTTTAACAAGGAACTTCTCAATGTTAGTGAGACCTGTGTCCTGCTGCTGGTGGTCAATGCCAGCTCTTCATTTACATTCAGGAAGCTAAGAGCAGCTGACAGCCATTTGCGAGCTCTGGGTGGGAAAGCATGGAGCAGGACCATTGTGTTGTTTACAAATGGCGACTGGCTGGAAGAAGTTAGCGTGGAGCAGTATATAGAGAGCGAGGGAGTTGCGCTTCAAATGCTGGTAGAGAAATGTGGAAACCGATATCATGTTTTCAACAGCAAGCTCAAAGATGATGGCACTCATGTCGCAGAGCTGATGGAGAAGATAGAAGAGATGCTGTTAGAACTGATGCTTAACAGTGAAGTAAATAAAGGAAGTGTCGAACGTCCCTTGGTAGATGATAAAATGCAGTTTGGGAGAAGGGTGGAGATGGGAGCGAGACAAATAAGCTATTCTACAAAGAATAACCCAGCTTGTG gTGATTCTCATATTCCAGAAGAGATTGGGTTCTCTGAACATTCGCTGCATGATACTTCTCGTGATCTAACAATCCCAAACACGGACTCCAGTCATCTCCAAACCCAAAATCAAGAATTGGCCTGTACAGGCATCCGATTATGTAATAGAAACTTGTCACGCAGAAACATTAATCAAAAACTGAGAGTGGTGCTCAACGCCACTCAATGTCTTTACCAAAATGAACCCTTTATTGGTGTTTACAGAACAGAAAGACGACATGAATTACAAGCATTAAATACCGAATCACAAGAGGGAAGGCTTTCTGAGCGGCCCCGTCTTCTGTATCAGAGGTGCACACCAGGTCAGACTGCAAAAAATAGAGTTTTTCTGGATTTAGTTCAATCAGGGAGTTGGCAAGACCTAATTGACCAATGCGGTGACAGTAACATTGAAGAGTTAGAGGCATTCATAGACTCTTATTTTAAGATGGTTTGGCAGGAGACTAAAGCAGGGGAATCCAGCAACACGTCACCAATAAACTGTGAAATTTCAGGCATCACAGAGAGCTGTCTGGAATATCTGGCCTCGATTGACAGGAAGCTCTCCAAACTCGACATCCTGGAAGACGCTCAGAAAGACTTAAAGGAGCTGAAGCAAAACCTTGAACATTTTGGTCGGATATTACAGGAGATGAAGGGTTGGAGTAAAGAACCATGTCCCTCCAGTCAACCTTCTGAAGCAACTGGGTCATCTGAAAATGGGCAAAGAGATTAA